A stretch of DNA from Longimicrobiaceae bacterium:
ATCTGAAGACGGTGGTGGGGCTCGCGATCACGGTCGCGAGCCTGTGGTGGGCGTTTCGCGGCGTGAGCATGGACCAGGTCTGGACCAACGTCACGCACGCCAACCTCGCGCTCCTCGCCCTCGCGGCATTCCTTTCCACGCTGGGCCTCGCCTTTCGCGCGCTGCGGTGGAAGTCGCTGCTGCCGCCGGAGACGAAGTCGACCTTCGCAGCGCGCAACGCAGCCGTATCCGTCGGCTTCGGGCTCAACAACGCGCTGCCGGCCCGCCTGGGCGAGTTCGCGCGCGTCGCCACGCTCAACCGGCTGAGCGGCATCCCCATCGGCACGGTCCTTGGGTCGCTGGTGCTGGAGCGCGTGTTCGACGGCTTCATCATCGTCGCCATGCTCTTCGCGGCCATGGCGTCGCCGTCGTTCCCGGCGCACCTGGGCACGACGGACCCGCGCACGCTTGCGCTGCCGGTCGCCGCGTTCGCGGGGGGGCTGGGCATCGTGCTCTTCCTGCTCGCCATCTTCCCGGTCGCTTCAGTGCGGACGGGTGAACGGCTGGCGAACTTCCTCCCCGAGGCGTTCCGGCGGCCCATCGTGGACTCGCTGCACACGTTCGTGGGCAGCCTGGGCGTGCTGCGCAGCCCGGCGCGGCTGGTCGGCGCGCTGGCGTGGGCGGCGGCGCAGTGGCTCTTCCTCTCGCTTTCGTACCTGGCGGCGCTCAACGCGTTCGGGATCACCACGCCGGGCTTCGTGGGCGCCGTCTTCCTCCAGGCGGTCGTCGCCATCGCCGTCGCGGTGCCGTCGTCTCCCGGCTTCTTCGGCGTCTCCGAGGCGGCGTCGCGGATCGCCCTGGCGCCGTGGCAGATCGACGACAGCCGCATCGTCTCGTACGCCATCGGCTTCCACATCGCCGGCTGGCTGCCGGTCACGGCGCTCGGCTTCTGGTACATCTGGCGGCTGGGCCTGAACCTGTCGGAGATGAAGAACAGCGAGACGGTGGTGGAGGAGGCCGTGGAGGCCGCCGACCACGCCGCCGCGGCGGAGAGGGCCAAGCGTGCCTAACGCGGCGCGGGTCGACGCGCCCGCCAAGGTAAACCTCCGCCTGCGCATCCTGGCGCGCGAGACGACCGGTTTCCACCAGCTGGAGACGGTGTTCTGCGCCATCTCGCTGGCCGACACGGTGGAGGTGCGCCGCGGCGCGCCCGGCGTGCGCCTGCATGCCACCGGCGGGGTGGAGATGGGGCCGCCGGAGGAGAACCTGGCCGTCCGCGCGGTGCACGTCTTCCACCGCTGGATGGGCGACGAGCCCGCGGTCGACGTCCACCTGACGAAGCGCATCCCCTCCGCCGCCGGGCTGGGCGGCGGCAGCAGCGACGCGGCGGCCGTGCTGCGCGCCCTGCACGCCATGCACGGCGAGCCGTTTCCGCGCGAGGCGCTGCTCTACATGGCGGCCGAGCTGGGCAGCGACGTGCCGTTCTTCGTCTGCGGCTCCCCGCTGGCGCTGGCGTGGGGACGCGGCGAGCGCCTGCTCGCGCTCCCGCCTCTGCCGCAACGCGACGTGCTGGTCGCGCACCCCGGCGTCGCCATGCCCACCGCCGATGCCTTCCGCCGCATGGACGAGCTGCGCGCCGGCGACTACGTGCCGCAGGGCGCCTCCGTCTCGCTCGACGACCTGGCGGACTGGAGCAAGGTCGCTCGGGCCGCGGAGAACGACTTCGAGCACGTGGTGGAGGAGAAGATTCCGCTGGTCGCCGATGCCCGCCGCGCCATGCTTGACGAGCGCGCGGAGATGGCGCTGCTGGCCGGCAGCGGATCGTCCGTTTTCGGCATCTTCCCCGAAGGCTACTACCAGCGCAGCGCCGAGGAGCGCCTTCGCGAGCTGGGGATGACGACGTGGACGGCGCACACGCTGGAACGCGAGCCGTGGGTGCAGGTTGACCCTCGGCGGTAGCGCCTCTAGTTTTCGCGTCGCCGCACCTGCGCGTTCCCGCGCGTGACCATGCGGCCGGTGCCCCTTGGTGTAATGGCAGCACAGGAGTCTTTGGAACTTCTAGTCCAGGTTCGAATCCTG
This window harbors:
- a CDS encoding lysylphosphatidylglycerol synthase transmembrane domain-containing protein — its product is MKPDLKTVVGLAITVASLWWAFRGVSMDQVWTNVTHANLALLALAAFLSTLGLAFRALRWKSLLPPETKSTFAARNAAVSVGFGLNNALPARLGEFARVATLNRLSGIPIGTVLGSLVLERVFDGFIIVAMLFAAMASPSFPAHLGTTDPRTLALPVAAFAGGLGIVLFLLAIFPVASVRTGERLANFLPEAFRRPIVDSLHTFVGSLGVLRSPARLVGALAWAAAQWLFLSLSYLAALNAFGITTPGFVGAVFLQAVVAIAVAVPSSPGFFGVSEAASRIALAPWQIDDSRIVSYAIGFHIAGWLPVTALGFWYIWRLGLNLSEMKNSETVVEEAVEAADHAAAAERAKRA
- the ispE gene encoding 4-(cytidine 5'-diphospho)-2-C-methyl-D-erythritol kinase is translated as MPNAARVDAPAKVNLRLRILARETTGFHQLETVFCAISLADTVEVRRGAPGVRLHATGGVEMGPPEENLAVRAVHVFHRWMGDEPAVDVHLTKRIPSAAGLGGGSSDAAAVLRALHAMHGEPFPREALLYMAAELGSDVPFFVCGSPLALAWGRGERLLALPPLPQRDVLVAHPGVAMPTADAFRRMDELRAGDYVPQGASVSLDDLADWSKVARAAENDFEHVVEEKIPLVADARRAMLDERAEMALLAGSGSSVFGIFPEGYYQRSAEERLRELGMTTWTAHTLEREPWVQVDPRR